Proteins encoded by one window of Monoglobus pectinilyticus:
- the cls gene encoding cardiolipin synthase has product MTRFFKIIYSNKLFCLLMMIAQLSVLLLLSAWLGDYSKYFYTFMNFLSAVLIIYEINREEEPGFKLTWVMLIAIIPIFGTLLYIFLHYNRASKKIAVHSDEIRGRTLKYTKQETDVLQKFSETYQEDIGISKYIYDYSGFPVYKNSSAEYFSLGDQMFIDLKDELRKAEKFIFIEMFIINLNGRMWPEILEILKEKAKEGVEVRLMYDGMGCMSLLPNDYDDTIRKFGINCRVFAPIVPFFSTYQNNRDHRKIILIDGKTVYTGGVNFADEYINERERFGHWKDNAIKITGDAVSGYTSMFLQMWNTSINKVKEDNYDKYINSVSDGDFKEGDGYIIPFADSPLKKDRFGETMYINNLNLAKDYVHIMTPYLVLGTNMMQALKFAAKRGVDVKIILPHIPDKPYAFWLAGTYYRELLGAGVKIYEYTPGFVHSKMSISDDKRAIIGTINHDYRSLYLHYECAAYLVDVPQIKDMESDFVHTLSLCEEVTEDTIKNRSLVTRILGRVIRLIAPLL; this is encoded by the coding sequence ATGACTCGTTTTTTTAAAATAATATATTCTAATAAATTGTTTTGCCTTCTTATGATGATAGCACAGCTTTCTGTGCTTTTATTGCTCAGCGCTTGGCTTGGTGATTATTCTAAATATTTTTATACTTTTATGAATTTTCTGAGCGCTGTATTGATTATATACGAAATTAACAGAGAAGAAGAACCGGGGTTTAAACTGACATGGGTAATGCTTATTGCTATTATACCCATTTTCGGAACTTTGCTTTATATATTTCTGCATTATAACAGAGCCTCAAAAAAAATTGCTGTTCACAGTGACGAAATAAGAGGCCGTACTCTTAAATATACAAAACAGGAGACTGATGTCTTACAAAAATTTTCTGAAACTTATCAAGAGGATATAGGTATATCAAAATATATATATGATTATTCCGGGTTTCCGGTATATAAAAATTCGTCGGCAGAGTATTTTTCTTTGGGTGACCAAATGTTTATTGATTTAAAAGATGAACTAAGGAAAGCTGAAAAGTTTATTTTTATAGAAATGTTTATAATAAATTTAAACGGCAGAATGTGGCCTGAAATTTTAGAAATATTGAAAGAAAAAGCTAAGGAGGGCGTAGAAGTTAGATTAATGTATGACGGAATGGGATGTATGTCTCTTCTGCCAAATGATTATGATGATACGATTAGAAAATTTGGTATAAACTGCCGAGTGTTTGCGCCTATAGTTCCTTTTTTTTCAACATATCAAAATAATAGGGATCACAGAAAAATTATCTTAATAGATGGTAAAACCGTTTATACAGGAGGCGTTAACTTTGCCGATGAGTACATAAATGAAAGAGAAAGATTCGGACATTGGAAAGATAACGCGATAAAAATAACAGGTGACGCGGTATCAGGATATACTTCCATGTTTCTTCAGATGTGGAATACTTCAATTAATAAAGTTAAGGAAGATAATTATGATAAATATATAAATTCTGTTTCTGATGGTGATTTTAAAGAAGGAGACGGATATATTATACCGTTTGCGGACAGCCCCCTGAAAAAGGACAGGTTTGGTGAAACTATGTATATTAATAATCTTAATCTTGCCAAAGATTATGTTCACATAATGACGCCTTATCTTGTTCTGGGTACCAATATGATGCAGGCATTAAAGTTTGCGGCAAAACGCGGCGTTGATGTTAAGATAATCCTCCCTCATATACCGGACAAGCCTTATGCTTTTTGGCTTGCAGGAACTTATTACAGAGAACTTTTGGGGGCAGGAGTTAAAATATATGAATATACGCCTGGATTTGTTCACTCAAAAATGTCAATTTCAGATGATAAGCGTGCTATAATCGGAACCATTAATCATGATTATAGAAGCCTTTATCTTCATTATGAGTGTGCGGCTTATTTGGTTGATGTGCCTCAGATTAAAGATATGGAAAGTGATTTTGTTCATACGCTGAGTTTATGTGAAGAAGTTACTGAAGATACAATTAAAAACAGAAGCTTGGTTACCAGAATATTGGGCAGAGTTATAAGGTTGATAGCGCCTTTGCTATAG
- a CDS encoding NAD(P)-dependent oxidoreductase: MALNVVSEARRCLNCKKPMCMEGCPISTEIPKMIQMFLNGEMEEAGEMLFDNNPLSVVCSLVCSHEKQCQGHCVLGRKGNPVHISSIENYISTTYLDRLKFEKPESNGKMVGIVGSGPAGITIAIELARRGYDVTIFESKDKIGGVLRYGIPEFRLPKTILEKYKSLMLELGIKIRPNATIGGAISIEDIFRDGYDALFIGTGVWKPNSLRIKGESLGNVHYAIAYLINPDEYNLGDNLIIIGAGNAAMDVARTAIRKGVRNVTVFNRSDKVAASDLEYEYAKFDGVDFEFCKIPVEIKPDGVIFKDSVVNEDGSIEEVEGSEKLYPSTSVIISISQGAQDQILSRTKGIDTNKKGLLVTNEYGETTREGIFASGDVVKGAKTVVEAVKYSKLVADAMDEYMQGLDK; the protein is encoded by the coding sequence TTGGCATTAAATGTAGTTAGCGAAGCGAGACGTTGTCTGAATTGTAAAAAGCCAATGTGTATGGAAGGATGTCCGATAAGCACTGAAATTCCAAAGATGATACAAATGTTTTTGAATGGTGAGATGGAAGAGGCAGGAGAAATGCTTTTTGATAACAATCCGTTATCAGTTGTTTGTTCTTTGGTATGTTCGCATGAAAAACAGTGTCAGGGTCATTGTGTGCTTGGAAGAAAAGGAAATCCTGTGCATATTAGCAGTATTGAAAATTATATTTCCACTACTTATCTTGACCGTCTCAAATTTGAGAAACCAGAGAGCAATGGTAAAATGGTTGGAATAGTTGGTTCAGGTCCTGCGGGAATTACGATCGCCATAGAACTTGCAAGAAGAGGTTACGATGTAACAATTTTTGAGTCTAAAGATAAAATAGGCGGGGTTCTTAGGTACGGAATTCCTGAATTCAGACTTCCAAAAACTATTCTTGAAAAATATAAATCACTTATGCTCGAGCTTGGTATAAAAATAAGGCCAAACGCTACTATTGGAGGGGCTATAAGTATTGAAGATATATTTAGAGACGGATATGACGCATTATTTATAGGAACCGGTGTTTGGAAACCGAATAGTCTTAGAATCAAAGGTGAAAGTTTAGGAAACGTACACTATGCAATAGCTTATTTAATTAATCCTGACGAGTACAATCTCGGTGATAATCTTATAATCATCGGAGCCGGAAATGCGGCGATGGATGTTGCCAGAACAGCTATCCGCAAGGGTGTTCGAAATGTTACGGTGTTTAACAGAAGTGATAAAGTTGCCGCAAGCGACCTTGAATATGAATATGCAAAGTTTGACGGAGTTGATTTTGAATTTTGTAAGATTCCGGTAGAGATAAAGCCGGACGGTGTTATTTTTAAAGACTCTGTTGTAAACGAAGACGGTTCAATAGAAGAAGTTGAAGGAAGCGAAAAATTATATCCTTCTACCTCAGTAATTATATCAATCAGTCAAGGCGCTCAAGACCAAATCCTTTCGAGAACCAAAGGTATAGATACAAACAAAAAGGGTCTTTTGGTTACAAATGAATACGGTGAAACAACCAGAGAGGGGATATTTGCTTCCGGAGATGTTGTAAAAGGAGCAAAAACTGTTGTTGAAGCGGTTAAATATTCAAAATTAGTAGCCGACGCCATGGATGAGTATATGCAGGGACTTGATAAATAG
- the gltS gene encoding sodium/glutamate symporter, which translates to MTIYLDMIQSLALATGLLFFGKFVKRRIHFFQKYCIPSPVIGGLIFSVLVFICHEFGWLYINFNTTLQDFFMIAFFTTVGYNASIKPLKQGGKHIFIFLVLIACLIICQNIIALGIGKLLNVPPLLSLCTGSIPMVGGHGSAGAFGPTIKAMGVDGATSVAIASATFGLVAGSAIGGPIAKRLIEKKNLYKEVEHRLDDPDIEDSVSGFKEFIASGFSYGFYQIVIAMGLGTLVSYVLKLTGLKFPSYIGAMLVAAAIRNYSDFTGKFKVYFMEIQEIGEASLSFFLSMALMTLELWTLSNLALPMLILLASQLILMMLFSRFVIFKYMGKDYDAAVMTAGACGFGMGATPNAMANMQSIVDKYAPSPQAFLVVPIVGALFIDFLNSLIITGFISFF; encoded by the coding sequence ATGACAATATATTTAGATATGATTCAGTCATTAGCGCTGGCTACTGGTCTATTGTTCTTTGGAAAGTTTGTAAAAAGACGAATACATTTTTTTCAAAAATACTGCATACCATCTCCGGTTATCGGTGGTCTGATTTTTTCTGTATTAGTTTTTATATGTCATGAGTTTGGCTGGTTATATATTAACTTTAACACCACATTGCAAGATTTTTTTATGATTGCATTCTTTACTACGGTTGGTTATAATGCTTCAATAAAGCCATTAAAACAAGGCGGAAAGCATATATTTATATTCCTTGTTCTTATTGCTTGTTTAATTATCTGCCAGAACATTATCGCTCTGGGAATAGGTAAATTATTGAATGTTCCGCCTTTGCTTTCTCTATGTACAGGATCCATACCCATGGTTGGCGGCCATGGAAGCGCCGGCGCTTTTGGACCAACAATAAAAGCTATGGGCGTTGACGGAGCCACATCTGTGGCAATTGCTTCAGCAACCTTTGGTTTGGTTGCTGGCAGCGCCATAGGCGGACCAATAGCTAAAAGATTGATTGAAAAGAAAAATCTCTATAAAGAAGTAGAACATAGATTGGATGACCCTGATATCGAGGACTCGGTTTCCGGGTTTAAGGAGTTTATAGCCAGCGGATTTTCATATGGTTTTTATCAGATTGTAATTGCTATGGGACTTGGTACTTTGGTTTCATATGTTTTGAAATTGACAGGATTAAAGTTTCCTTCCTATATAGGCGCAATGCTTGTGGCAGCTGCAATTAGAAACTATTCTGATTTCACAGGGAAGTTTAAAGTTTATTTTATGGAAATTCAGGAAATAGGCGAAGCTTCATTGTCTTTCTTTTTATCGATGGCATTGATGACATTAGAACTATGGACTTTATCAAATTTAGCGCTGCCAATGTTGATTCTGCTCGCTTCCCAGCTTATTTTGATGATGTTATTTTCTCGTTTTGTAATTTTTAAGTATATGGGCAAGGATTATGACGCTGCTGTGATGACAGCAGGAGCATGCGGATTTGGTATGGGAGCCACTCCTAATGCTATGGCGAATATGCAGTCTATAGTAGATAAATATGCTCCGTCGCCCCAGGCTTTTTTAGTTGTTCCGATAGTTGGAGCGTTGTTTATTGACTTTTTAAATAGTTTAATAATTACAGGTTTTATTTCATTTTTTTGA
- a CDS encoding BMP family ABC transporter substrate-binding protein, which produces MKKFSVFFSVLSVIVVTILLSACGNTKSGRNNIYIVVDSVEKDSFLEETKSGVNDFCGDNNFNFESLTCKNESDFLNKLDFAGENGSLVWACGAYFFDDAKKAAEFNTKSKYVVLDSPSDDKTTNLFGVVFRTEESSFLVGYIAGMTTNTNQVGFVGGINDDNIATFEYGYKAGVEFAAKERKTNINISSEYVGSYADLAKAFSIGDEMYKAGNDVIYQAAGAAGLGVIESAVQNDRWVIGVDVDQSEIAPKNVLTSALKHCRAIAKYVSEDIIKNNFKNSNKNTYYFGLENGSVDIPSNHDNYSDELYEKTQNIKQKIISDEIIVPKNKDDYETFKKELQ; this is translated from the coding sequence ATGAAAAAATTTAGTGTGTTTTTTAGTGTATTGTCTGTAATTGTGGTGACAATATTATTATCCGCCTGCGGAAATACAAAGAGTGGAAGAAATAACATATATATAGTAGTGGATTCAGTTGAAAAGGATAGTTTTCTTGAAGAAACAAAAAGCGGAGTAAACGATTTTTGCGGTGATAATAATTTTAATTTTGAAAGTTTGACATGTAAAAATGAAAGTGATTTTTTAAATAAGCTGGACTTTGCCGGTGAAAATGGTTCCTTAGTATGGGCTTGCGGGGCTTATTTTTTTGATGATGCAAAAAAAGCTGCGGAGTTTAATACAAAATCTAAATATGTTGTGCTTGACAGCCCCTCTGATGATAAAACAACAAATCTGTTCGGCGTTGTGTTCAGAACTGAGGAATCATCATTTCTTGTGGGATATATTGCAGGGATGACCACTAATACAAATCAAGTAGGATTTGTAGGCGGAATAAATGATGATAATATAGCAACATTTGAATATGGCTATAAAGCCGGTGTTGAGTTTGCAGCAAAAGAAAGAAAAACTAATATTAATATATCTTCTGAATATGTTGGTTCTTATGCGGATTTAGCAAAAGCTTTTTCAATCGGCGATGAAATGTATAAAGCCGGTAATGATGTGATTTATCAGGCCGCAGGAGCTGCCGGACTTGGAGTTATTGAATCTGCGGTTCAAAATGACAGGTGGGTTATCGGCGTTGATGTAGATCAGAGTGAGATTGCGCCCAAAAATGTTCTTACGTCTGCGCTTAAACATTGCAGAGCAATTGCAAAATATGTATCTGAGGATATAATTAAAAATAATTTTAAAAACAGCAATAAAAACACATACTATTTTGGATTGGAAAATGGTTCTGTAGATATACCGTCAAACCATGACAATTATTCAGATGAGTTGTATGAAAAAACACAGAACATAAAACAAAAAATAATTTCTGATGAAATAATTGTTCCTAAGAATAAAGACGATTATGAGACATTTAAGAAGGAGTTGCAGTAA